From a region of the Eulemur rufifrons isolate Redbay chromosome 7, OSU_ERuf_1, whole genome shotgun sequence genome:
- the SIGMAR1 gene encoding sigma non-opioid intracellular receptor 1 isoform X5, which produces MQWAVGRRWVWAALLLAAAAVMTQVVWLWLGTQSFVFQQEEIAQLARQYAGLDHELAFSRLIVELRRLHPGHVLPDEELQWVFVNAGGWMGAMCLLHASLSEYVLLFGTALGSRGHSGRYWAEISDTIISGTFHQWREGTTKSEVFYPGPLTSQA; this is translated from the exons ATGCAGTGGGCCGTGGGCCGGCGGTGGGTGTGGGCCGCGCTGCTTCTGGCTGCTGCAGCTGTAATGACCCAGGTCGTCTGGCTCTGGCTGGGTACGCAGAGCTTCGTCTTCCAGCAGGAAGAGATCGCGCAGCTGGCGCGGCAGTACGCTG GGCTAGACCACGAGCTGGCCTTCTCTCGGCTGATTGTGGAGCTGCGGCGGCTGCACCCAGGCCACGTGCTGCCCGACGAGGAGCTGCAGTGGGTGTTCGTTAACGCGGGCGGCTGGATGGGCGCCATGTGCCTCCTGCATGCCTCGCTGTCCGAGTACGTGCTGCTCTTCGGCACCGCCCTGGGCTCCCGCGGCCACTCGG GGCGCTACTGGGCTGAGATATCGGACACCATCATCTCTGGCACCTTCCACCAGTGGAGAGAGGGCACCACCAAAAGTGAGGTCTTCTATCCAG GACCCCTGACCAGCCAGGCCTGA
- the CCL27 gene encoding C-C motif chemokine 27: MKEPSLTSSLLLLLLLLSPGPGAALLIPPSTTCCTQLYRQPLSNKLLRKVIRVELQEADGDCHLQAFVLHMAQRSVCVHPQNRSLAQWFERQGRRLQRTLPNLNLGLPGKMG, from the exons ATGAAGGAGCCTTCACTGACTAGCAGCCTCCTCCTGCTATTGTTGCTCCTAAGCCCAGGCCCTGGAGCAG CATTGCTAATACCACCCAGCACTACCTGCTGTACTCAGCTCTACCGACAGCCACTCTCAAACAAGCTACTGAGGAAGGTCATCCGGGTGGAACTTCAGGAGGCTGATGGGGACTGTCATCTCCAGGCTTTCGT GCTTCACATGGCTCAACGCAGCGTATGTGTCCACCCCCAGAACCGCAGCCTGGCTCAGTGGTTTGAGCGCCAAGGGAGAAGGCTCCAGAGAACTTTGCCCAACCTGAATTTGGGGCTGCCAGGGAAGATGGGCTAG
- the SIGMAR1 gene encoding sigma non-opioid intracellular receptor 1 isoform X4, producing MQWAVGRRWVWAALLLAAAAVMTQVVWLWLGTQSFVFQQEEIAQLARQYAGLDHELAFSRLIVELRRLHPGHVLPDEELQWVFVNAGGWMGAMCLLHASLSEYVLLFGTALGSRGHSGHVHLIVTQGATGLRYRTPSSLAPSTSGERAPPKVRSSIQGRQ from the exons ATGCAGTGGGCCGTGGGCCGGCGGTGGGTGTGGGCCGCGCTGCTTCTGGCTGCTGCAGCTGTAATGACCCAGGTCGTCTGGCTCTGGCTGGGTACGCAGAGCTTCGTCTTCCAGCAGGAAGAGATCGCGCAGCTGGCGCGGCAGTACGCTG GGCTAGACCACGAGCTGGCCTTCTCTCGGCTGATTGTGGAGCTGCGGCGGCTGCACCCAGGCCACGTGCTGCCCGACGAGGAGCTGCAGTGGGTGTTCGTTAACGCGGGCGGCTGGATGGGCGCCATGTGCCTCCTGCATGCCTCGCTGTCCGAGTACGTGCTGCTCTTCGGCACCGCCCTGGGCTCCCGCGGCCACTCGGGTCA TGTCCATCTGATTGTCACTCAGGGCGCTACTGGGCTGAGATATCGGACACCATCATCTCTGGCACCTTCCACCAGTGGAGAGAGGGCACCACCAAAAGTGAGGTCTTCTATCCAG GGGAGACAGTAG
- the SIGMAR1 gene encoding sigma non-opioid intracellular receptor 1 isoform X6 — translation MQWAVGRRWVWAALLLAAAAVMTQVVWLWLGTQSFVFQQEEIAQLARQYAGLDHELAFSRLIVELRRLHPGHVLPDEELQWVFVNAGGWMGAMCLLHASLSEGDSSAWAWRGNGCGVGAKHMDGGVRPGCHPIYPGVHTG, via the exons ATGCAGTGGGCCGTGGGCCGGCGGTGGGTGTGGGCCGCGCTGCTTCTGGCTGCTGCAGCTGTAATGACCCAGGTCGTCTGGCTCTGGCTGGGTACGCAGAGCTTCGTCTTCCAGCAGGAAGAGATCGCGCAGCTGGCGCGGCAGTACGCTG GGCTAGACCACGAGCTGGCCTTCTCTCGGCTGATTGTGGAGCTGCGGCGGCTGCACCCAGGCCACGTGCTGCCCGACGAGGAGCTGCAGTGGGTGTTCGTTAACGCGGGCGGCTGGATGGGCGCCATGTGCCTCCTGCATGCCTCGCTGTCCGA GGGAGACAGTAGTGCATGGGCCTGGAGAGGCAACGGCTGTGGAGTGGGGGCCAAACACATGGATGGTGGAGTACGGCCGGGGTGTCATCCCATCTACCCTGGCGTTCACACTGGCTGA
- the SIGMAR1 gene encoding sigma non-opioid intracellular receptor 1 isoform X3 → MQWAVGRRWVWAALLLAAAAVMTQVVWLWLGTQSFVFQQEEIAQLARQYAGLDHELAFSRLIVELRRLHPGHVLPDEELQWVFVNAGGWMGAMCLLHASLSEYVLLFGTALGSRGHSGETVVHGPGEATAVEWGPNTWMVEYGRGVIPSTLAFTLADTVFSTQDFLTLFYTLRSYARGLRLELTTYLFGQDP, encoded by the exons ATGCAGTGGGCCGTGGGCCGGCGGTGGGTGTGGGCCGCGCTGCTTCTGGCTGCTGCAGCTGTAATGACCCAGGTCGTCTGGCTCTGGCTGGGTACGCAGAGCTTCGTCTTCCAGCAGGAAGAGATCGCGCAGCTGGCGCGGCAGTACGCTG GGCTAGACCACGAGCTGGCCTTCTCTCGGCTGATTGTGGAGCTGCGGCGGCTGCACCCAGGCCACGTGCTGCCCGACGAGGAGCTGCAGTGGGTGTTCGTTAACGCGGGCGGCTGGATGGGCGCCATGTGCCTCCTGCATGCCTCGCTGTCCGAGTACGTGCTGCTCTTCGGCACCGCCCTGGGCTCCCGCGGCCACTCGG GGGAGACAGTAGTGCATGGGCCTGGAGAGGCAACGGCTGTGGAGTGGGGGCCAAACACATGGATGGTGGAGTACGGCCGGGGTGTCATCCCATCTACCCTGGCGTTCACACTGGCTGACACTGTCTTCAGCACCCAGGACTTCCTCACCCTCTTCTACACTCTTCGCTCCTATGCCCGGGGCCTCCGGCTTGAGCTCACCACCTACCTCTTCGGCCAGGACCCCTGA
- the IL11RA gene encoding interleukin-11 receptor subunit alpha produces the protein MSSSCSGLSRVLVAVATALVSASSPCPQAWGPPGVQYGQPGRPVMLCCPGVTAGAPVSWFRDGEPRLLQGPDSGLGPELVLARADSTDQGTYICRTLDGALGGTVTLQLGYPPARPVVSCQAADYENFSCTWSPSQVSGLPTRYLTSYRKKTVPGADGQRRSPSTGPWPCPQDPLGASRCVVHGAEFWSQYRINVTEVNPLGASTRLLDVSLQSILRPDPPQGLQVESVPGYPRRLRASWTYPASWPRQPHFLLKFRLQYRPVQHPAWSTVEPAGLEEVITDAVAGLPHAVRVSARDFLDAGTWSAWSPEAWGTPSTGPLPKEIPAGGQLHMQPEAEPQVDSPAPPRPSLQPNPRPLDHRDPLEQVAVLASLGIFSFLGLVAGALAVGLWLKLRQSGKDGPQKPGFLAPMIPVDKLPGAPNL, from the exons ATGAGCAGCAGCTGCTCAGGGCTGAGCAGGGTCCTGGTGGCCGTGGCTACAGCCCTGGTATCTGCCTCTTCCCCTtgcccccaggcctggggccccCCAG GGGTCCAGTATGGGCAGCCTGGCAGGCCTGTGATGCTGTGTTGTCCCGGAGTGACTGCTGG GGCCCCAGTGTCCTGGTTTCGGGACGGAGAACCAAGGCTGCTCCAGGGACCGGACTCTGGGCTAGGGCCTGAACTGGTCCTGGCCCGGGCAGACAGCACTGACCAGGGCACCTACATCTGCCGGACCCTGGATGGTGCACTTGGGGGCACGGTGACCCTGCAGCTGGGCT ACCCCCCAGCCCGCCCTGTTGTCTCCTGCCAAGCAGCTGACTATGAGAACTTCTCCTGCACTTGGAGTCCCAGCCAGGTCAGCGGTTTACCTACCCGCTACCTCACCTCCTACAG GAAGAAGACGGTACCAGGAGCTGATGGCCAGAG GAGGAGTCCATCCACAGGGCCCTGGCCATGCCCACAGGACCCCCTAGGGGCTTCCCGCTGTGTGGTCCATGGGGCAGAGTTCTGGAGCCAGTACCGGATTAATGTGACTGAGGTGAACCCACTGGGTGCCAGCACACGCCTGCTGGATGTGAGCTTGCAGAGCATCT TGCGCCCCGACCCACCCCAGGGGCTGCAGGTGGAGTCAGTACCAGGTTATCCCAGACGCCTGCGTGCCAGCTGGACGTACCCGGCCTCCTGGCCCCGCCAGCCCCACTTCCTGCTCAAGTTCCGGCTACAGTACCGTCCAGTGCAGCATCCAGCCTGGTCCACG GTGGAACCAGCTGGATTGGAGGAGGTGATCACAGACGCTGTGGCTGGGCTGCCCCATGCTGTACGGGTCAGTGCCCGGGACTTTCTGGATGCTGGCACCTGGAGTGCCTGGAGCCCAGAGGCCTGGGGGACTCCAAGCACTG GGCCCTTACCGAAGGAAATACCAGCTGGAGGCCAGCTACATATGCAGCCAGAGGCAGAGCCTCAGGTGGACAGCCCGGCTCCTCCAAGGCCTTCCCTTCAACCAAACCCAAGGCCGCTTG ATCACAGAGACCCCCTGGAGCAGGTGGCTGTGCTAGCATCTTTGGGAATCTTCTCTTTCCTGGGACTGGTGGCTGGGGCCCTGGCAGTGGGGCTCTG GCTGAAGCTGAGACAGAGTGGGAAAGATGGACCCCAAAAGCCTGGGTTCTTGGCCCCAATGATTCCAGTGGACAAGCTTCCAG GAGCTCCAAACCTGTAG
- the SIGMAR1 gene encoding sigma non-opioid intracellular receptor 1 isoform X2 encodes MQWAVGRRWVWAALLLAAAAVMTQVVWLWLGLDHELAFSRLIVELRRLHPGHVLPDEELQWVFVNAGGWMGAMCLLHASLSEYVLLFGTALGSRGHSGRYWAEISDTIISGTFHQWREGTTKSEVFYPGETVVHGPGEATAVEWGPNTWMVEYGRGVIPSTLAFTLADTVFSTQDFLTLFYTLRSYARGLRLELTTYLFGQDP; translated from the exons ATGCAGTGGGCCGTGGGCCGGCGGTGGGTGTGGGCCGCGCTGCTTCTGGCTGCTGCAGCTGTAATGACCCAGGTCGTCTGGCTCTGGCTGG GGCTAGACCACGAGCTGGCCTTCTCTCGGCTGATTGTGGAGCTGCGGCGGCTGCACCCAGGCCACGTGCTGCCCGACGAGGAGCTGCAGTGGGTGTTCGTTAACGCGGGCGGCTGGATGGGCGCCATGTGCCTCCTGCATGCCTCGCTGTCCGAGTACGTGCTGCTCTTCGGCACCGCCCTGGGCTCCCGCGGCCACTCGG GGCGCTACTGGGCTGAGATATCGGACACCATCATCTCTGGCACCTTCCACCAGTGGAGAGAGGGCACCACCAAAAGTGAGGTCTTCTATCCAG GGGAGACAGTAGTGCATGGGCCTGGAGAGGCAACGGCTGTGGAGTGGGGGCCAAACACATGGATGGTGGAGTACGGCCGGGGTGTCATCCCATCTACCCTGGCGTTCACACTGGCTGACACTGTCTTCAGCACCCAGGACTTCCTCACCCTCTTCTACACTCTTCGCTCCTATGCCCGGGGCCTCCGGCTTGAGCTCACCACCTACCTCTTCGGCCAGGACCCCTGA
- the GALT gene encoding galactose-1-phosphate uridylyltransferase gives MSRSGAVPEQRQQASEADSTAATFRASDHQHIRYNPLQDEWVLVSAHRMKRPWQGQVEPQLLKTVPRHDPLNPLCPGATRANGEVNPHYDATFLFDNDFPALQPDAPSPGPNDHPLFQAEAARGVCKVMCFHPWSDMTLPLMSVPEIRAVVDAWASVTEELGVQYPWVQIFENKGAMMGCSNPHPHCQVWASSFLPDTAQREERSQRDYQSQHGEPLLMEYSRQELLRKERLVLTSEHWLVLVPFWAVWPYQTLLLPRRHVRRLPELTPDERDDLASIMKKLLTKYDNLFETSFPYSMGWHGAPTGSEAGANWDHWQLHAHYYPPLLRSATVRKFMVGYEMLAQAQRDLTPEQAAERLRALPEVHYSLGQKDRETAAIA, from the exons ATGTCGCGCAGCGGGGCCGTTCCTGAGCAGCGTCAGCAGGCGTCAGAGGCCGACAGCACGGCAGCAACCTTCCGGGCGAGCG ACCATCAGCATATCCGCTACAACCCGCTGCAGGATGAGTGGGTGCTGGTGTCAGCTCACCGCATGAAGCGGCCCTGGCAGGGGCAAGTGGAGCCCCAGCTTCTGAAGACAGTGCCCCGCCACGACCCCCTCAACCCTCTGTGTCCTGGGGCCACAAGGGCCAACGGAGAG GTGAATCCCCACTATGATGCCACCTTCCTGTTTGACAATGACTTCCCAGCTTTGCAGCCTGATGCCCCCAGTCCAG GACCCAATGATCATCCCCTTTTTCAAGCAGAGGCTGCTCGAGGAGTCTG TAAGGTCATGTGCTTCCACCCCTGGTCGGATATGACGCTGCCACTCATGTCGGTCCCTGAGATCCGGGCTGTCGTCGATGCATGGGCCTCAGTCACAGAGGAGCTGGGTGTCCAATACCCTTGGGTGCAG ATCTTTGAAAACAAAGGAGCCATGATGGGCTGCTCCAACCCCCATCCCCACTGCCAG GTGTGGGCCAGCAGTTTCCTGCCAGATACTGCACAGCGTGAGGAGCGATCTCAGCGGGACTATCAGAGTCAGCATGGAGAGCCCCTGCTAATGGAGTATAGCCGCCAGGAGCTGCTCAGGAAG GAACGTCTGGTCCTAACTAGTGAGCACTGGTTAGTGCTGGTCCCCTTCTGGGCAGTGTGGCCCTACCAGACACTGCTGCTGCCCCGTCGGCATGTGCGACGGCTACCTGAGCTGACTCCTGATGAACGTGATG ATCTAGCCTCCATCATGAAGAAGCTATTGACCAAATATGACAACCTATTTGAGACGTCCTTTCCTTACTCCATGGGCTGGCATG GGGCTCCCACAGGATCAGAGGCCGGGGCCAACTGGGACCACTGGCAGCTACATGCTCATTACTACCCTCCGCTCCTGCGTTCTGCCACCGTCAGGAAATTCATGGTTGGCTACGAAATGCTTGCCCAGGCTCAGAGAGACCTCACCCCTGAGCAG GCTGCGGAGAGACTAAGGGCACTTCCTGAGGTACATTACTCCCTGGGGCAGAAGGACAGGGAGACAGCAGCCATCGCCTGA
- the LOC138388400 gene encoding uncharacterized protein — MSGLRRYEVALEAEEEIYWGCFYFFPWLRMWRRERSSAHPGEQKLESLRGLMSCLSSGLGPAPQRSGRSLPSRTPTAAAQPAGALKI, encoded by the exons ATGTCGGGATTGAGGAGATACGAGGTGGCGCTGGAGGCGGAGGAGGA GATCTACtggggttgtttctactttttcccCTGGCTGCGCATGTGGCGGAGGGAGCGGAG CTCGGCGCACCCCGGGGAGCAGAAGCTGGAGTCTCTGCGGGGCCTGATGAGCTGTCTGTCGAGCGGCCTGGGCCCTGCTCCCCAGCGCTCGGGTCGTAGCCTCCCCAGCCGCACCCCCACCGCCGCTGCCCAGCCAGCCGGTGCATTAAAGATTTAA
- the SIGMAR1 gene encoding sigma non-opioid intracellular receptor 1 isoform X1: MQWAVGRRWVWAALLLAAAAVMTQVVWLWLGTQSFVFQQEEIAQLARQYAGLDHELAFSRLIVELRRLHPGHVLPDEELQWVFVNAGGWMGAMCLLHASLSEYVLLFGTALGSRGHSGRYWAEISDTIISGTFHQWREGTTKSEVFYPGETVVHGPGEATAVEWGPNTWMVEYGRGVIPSTLAFTLADTVFSTQDFLTLFYTLRSYARGLRLELTTYLFGQDP, encoded by the exons ATGCAGTGGGCCGTGGGCCGGCGGTGGGTGTGGGCCGCGCTGCTTCTGGCTGCTGCAGCTGTAATGACCCAGGTCGTCTGGCTCTGGCTGGGTACGCAGAGCTTCGTCTTCCAGCAGGAAGAGATCGCGCAGCTGGCGCGGCAGTACGCTG GGCTAGACCACGAGCTGGCCTTCTCTCGGCTGATTGTGGAGCTGCGGCGGCTGCACCCAGGCCACGTGCTGCCCGACGAGGAGCTGCAGTGGGTGTTCGTTAACGCGGGCGGCTGGATGGGCGCCATGTGCCTCCTGCATGCCTCGCTGTCCGAGTACGTGCTGCTCTTCGGCACCGCCCTGGGCTCCCGCGGCCACTCGG GGCGCTACTGGGCTGAGATATCGGACACCATCATCTCTGGCACCTTCCACCAGTGGAGAGAGGGCACCACCAAAAGTGAGGTCTTCTATCCAG GGGAGACAGTAGTGCATGGGCCTGGAGAGGCAACGGCTGTGGAGTGGGGGCCAAACACATGGATGGTGGAGTACGGCCGGGGTGTCATCCCATCTACCCTGGCGTTCACACTGGCTGACACTGTCTTCAGCACCCAGGACTTCCTCACCCTCTTCTACACTCTTCGCTCCTATGCCCGGGGCCTCCGGCTTGAGCTCACCACCTACCTCTTCGGCCAGGACCCCTGA